A stretch of the Candidatus Omnitrophota bacterium genome encodes the following:
- the rpmA gene encoding 50S ribosomal protein L27 has translation MAHTKSQGSSRNGRDSASQRLGIKRYGGQLVSAGSIIVRQRGTRFLPGLNTGIGKDDTLFAKIDGKVSFRGRKVDITAA, from the coding sequence ATGGCACATACAAAATCGCAAGGTAGTTCAAGGAACGGCAGAGACAGCGCGTCTCAACGCCTTGGCATAAAGAGATACGGCGGACAGCTTGTCAGCGCAGGCTCTATAATTGTACGCCAGCGCGGCACAAGGTTCCTGCCTGGGCTCAATACAGGTATTGGCAAGGACGACACGCTTTTTGCCAAGATTGACGGCAAGGTGAGTTTTAGAGGCAGGAAAGTAGACATTACTGCCGCTTAA
- the obgE gene encoding GTPase ObgE: protein MFIDTANITVKAGSGGRGVDTFYRDKFNMKGFPDGGDGGDGGDIVLRVSTNVHTLIDFRYRQLFQAKDGLRGGPQQQHGKNGPRLVIDVPEGTLVYDAGKNCLIRDMLKKGDEIIVAKGGRGGKGNRSHKNAIPGEKGEEKKLFLELKLIADIGIVGLPNAGKSTLMSKMSNAHPKIAAFAFTTKNPVLGVVRYDDGKAFKIAEIPGLIEDSHKGRGLGDKFLRHAERTKLFVHLVDFSKPAPEEVVADYNNINKELRLYSQNLASKTQIIVGNKMDTCQAKHNFNSVKKSIGKNIIPISAKESTGIDRLIKVIIRQLRIADSLETDIGMAKQAYTEGAI from the coding sequence ATGTTTATAGACACTGCTAATATAACGGTCAAAGCCGGTTCAGGCGGACGCGGTGTAGACACTTTCTATCGGGATAAGTTTAATATGAAGGGCTTTCCTGACGGCGGTGATGGCGGAGACGGCGGGGATATTGTATTAAGGGTGAGCACTAATGTGCACACCCTTATTGATTTTAGGTACCGTCAGCTTTTTCAGGCCAAAGACGGCCTCCGGGGCGGCCCCCAGCAACAACACGGTAAAAACGGCCCAAGGCTGGTAATAGATGTACCTGAAGGCACATTGGTCTATGACGCGGGAAAGAACTGCCTTATAAGGGATATGCTGAAAAAAGGCGATGAGATAATTGTTGCCAAAGGCGGCCGCGGCGGGAAGGGCAATAGGAGCCATAAAAATGCGATACCCGGAGAAAAGGGCGAGGAAAAAAAACTTTTCCTGGAGCTTAAGCTTATAGCGGATATCGGCATAGTGGGCCTTCCAAACGCAGGCAAATCAACCCTTATGTCAAAGATGTCAAACGCGCATCCTAAGATAGCGGCCTTTGCTTTTACGACAAAGAACCCTGTTCTTGGTGTTGTCCGATACGATGACGGCAAGGCCTTCAAGATCGCGGAGATACCGGGACTTATAGAAGATTCTCATAAAGGCCGCGGGCTCGGGGACAAATTTCTGCGTCATGCCGAAAGGACTAAACTTTTTGTGCACCTGGTTGACTTTTCAAAGCCGGCCCCTGAAGAGGTTGTGGCTGATTATAACAATATCAATAAAGAACTCAGGCTTTACAGCCAAAATCTTGCTTCAAAAACCCAGATTATAGTTGGGAATAAAATGGATACCTGCCAGGCGAAGCATAATTTTAATTCTGTCAAAAAGTCCATTGGCAAAAATATTATTCCTATATCCGCAAAGGAATCAACCGGCATTGATAGGCTGATAAAGGTTATAATCAGACAATTACGGATTGCTGATAGCCTTGAAACGGATATTGGCATGGCGAAACAGGCATATACCGAAGGCGCGATATGA
- the proB gene encoding glutamate 5-kinase, whose amino-acid sequence MKRNIIVVKVGTAVLGRQLLNRRARPGKLDSAFIRELARQTCVLKDMGFRVIIVSSGAIGAGMEALGLDKRPQDLNKLQACAAIGQGKLMKLYEENFRFHKKHAAQILLTREDFSSVKRISNAKKTIMSLLDDYNAVPVINENDTIAVEEIKFGDNDRLSAFVAKAISAYALIMLTNVDGLYESGSHKLIRIVKRIDKRIERMAQPSVSCLGRGGMASKIQAANIAVSSGITTVIANGRARDVLIGIANNRISGTVFVPLKT is encoded by the coding sequence ATGAAGAGAAATATTATTGTCGTAAAGGTTGGAACCGCTGTCCTGGGAAGACAGTTACTAAACAGGCGCGCGAGGCCGGGCAAGCTTGACTCCGCTTTTATTAGGGAGCTTGCCCGTCAGACATGCGTTCTCAAAGATATGGGTTTTCGGGTAATAATAGTTTCGTCAGGGGCTATAGGTGCCGGCATGGAGGCCCTTGGCCTTGACAAGCGGCCCCAGGATTTAAACAAGCTTCAGGCCTGCGCGGCCATTGGCCAGGGCAAGCTTATGAAGCTTTATGAGGAGAATTTTCGTTTTCATAAAAAGCACGCCGCGCAGATACTCCTTACGCGTGAAGATTTTTCAAGTGTTAAGCGGATTTCAAACGCGAAGAAGACCATAATGAGCCTGTTGGATGATTATAACGCGGTACCTGTCATAAATGAAAATGATACGATAGCGGTTGAGGAGATTAAATTTGGCGATAATGACAGGCTTTCGGCTTTTGTGGCAAAAGCAATATCAGCTTACGCGCTTATAATGCTTACCAATGTGGATGGTTTATATGAATCCGGCAGTCATAAGCTGATACGTATTGTTAAAAGGATAGATAAAAGAATTGAAAGAATGGCCCAGCCTTCTGTCAGCTGTCTGGGCAGGGGCGGTATGGCAAGTAAGATCCAGGCCGCGAATATAGCGGTATCTTCAGGCATAACAACCGTAATCGCTAATGGCAGGGCCAGGGATGTGCTTATCGGCATTGCCAATAATAGGATTAGCGGCACGGTTTTTGTCCCATTGAAAACTTAA
- a CDS encoding glutamate-5-semialdehyde dehydrogenase, with amino-acid sequence MDTARDIIEKTQNARIASKELANASSADKNKALMRMADGLGKERDFILSENRKDVSAARREGLSKAMIDRLMLDARRLNDMAVSIRAVARLSDPCGSIDRMWKTPSRLIIGKMRIPIGVIAIVYESRPNVTSDCASLCLKSGNSVILKGGKESIRSNMAICEVLKKAVIKAGLPAGCISLIESTDRKAVPLLLKQDKYIDLVIPRGGEGLIKAIAEISRIPVIKHYKGVCHVYVDKDADIKKALKICLNAKTQRPGVCNAMETMLVHKDIAGKFMPRAVEALLKQGVEIRGCLRAMGYSPRIKKASEADWYKEYLGLVLAVRIVDSARQAMAHIAKYGSGHSDAIVTSNYAVSLEFLKHVDSACVYSNASTRFTDGFQFGFGSEIGISTDRIHARGPMALQELTIYKYIIIGDGQIRK; translated from the coding sequence ATGGATACAGCCCGCGATATTATAGAAAAAACCCAAAACGCGAGAATAGCATCAAAAGAGCTTGCCAATGCCTCGTCAGCCGATAAAAATAAAGCCCTTATGCGCATGGCGGACGGCCTTGGCAAGGAGCGTGATTTTATCCTGTCGGAAAACAGGAAAGATGTTTCGGCCGCGAGAAGAGAAGGCCTCTCAAAGGCAATGATAGACAGGCTTATGTTAGACGCCCGCCGGCTTAATGATATGGCGGTATCTATAAGGGCGGTTGCCAGGCTGTCCGACCCCTGCGGGTCTATTGACAGGATGTGGAAAACTCCCAGCAGGCTTATCATCGGGAAGATGAGAATCCCAATAGGTGTGATAGCTATTGTATATGAGTCAAGGCCTAATGTAACTTCGGACTGCGCCAGCCTGTGCCTTAAAAGCGGTAATTCCGTAATATTAAAAGGCGGCAAGGAATCTATCCGTTCAAACATGGCTATATGCGAGGTGCTTAAGAAAGCTGTTATAAAAGCAGGTTTGCCCGCGGGCTGTATCAGTCTGATAGAATCTACGGACAGAAAGGCCGTGCCATTACTGCTTAAACAAGATAAATATATTGACCTTGTAATTCCGCGGGGAGGAGAGGGCCTTATAAAAGCAATAGCCGAAATATCGCGTATCCCCGTTATCAAGCATTATAAAGGTGTCTGCCATGTGTATGTTGATAAAGATGCTGATATAAAAAAAGCGCTTAAAATATGCTTAAACGCTAAAACCCAACGTCCTGGTGTTTGTAATGCCATGGAGACAATGCTTGTTCATAAGGACATAGCGGGCAAGTTTATGCCCAGGGCTGTTGAAGCCTTGCTCAAACAAGGCGTTGAGATCAGAGGATGCCTTAGGGCCATGGGATATTCCCCGCGCATAAAAAAGGCATCAGAAGCTGATTGGTATAAAGAATATCTTGGGCTTGTCCTTGCCGTAAGAATAGTTGACAGCGCCCGGCAGGCCATGGCCCATATTGCCAAATACGGTTCCGGCCATTCTGACGCGATTGTCACCAGTAATTACGCGGTATCGCTTGAATTCCTGAAACATGTTGATTCCGCCTGCGTTTATTCAAACGCGTCCACGCGTTTTACGGACGGCTTCCAGTTCGGGTTTGGCTCCGAGATCGGTATCAGCACTGATAGGATACACGCCCGCGGCCCGATGGCATTGCAGGAACTGACCATATATAAATACATTATAATAGGCGACGGCCAGATAAGGAAATAG
- the nadD gene encoding nicotinate-nucleotide adenylyltransferase: MRVGIFGGTFNPVHKGHILLAQQAKKILKLDKVIFVPARVPPHKASAGIIDSAKRFHMIKLAIVGKSGFKISRYELGKKGKAYSVDTVRHFRKILPKKTRLYFLAGADIINNVTSWKESKKLFALCDFIILSRSGFGLEAKGAGFKMLDAKTLDVSSTMVRGLLQENKPVTGLVPRLVEDYIIRKGLYRKASAL; encoded by the coding sequence ATGCGCGTAGGAATATTCGGAGGCACATTCAACCCTGTGCATAAAGGCCATATTCTTTTGGCCCAACAGGCAAAAAAGATACTGAAACTGGATAAGGTGATCTTCGTTCCCGCGCGTGTCCCGCCCCACAAGGCCTCTGCAGGTATAATAGATTCCGCAAAGAGATTCCATATGATAAAACTTGCCATCGTCGGCAAAAGCGGATTCAAGATTTCTCGTTACGAGCTTGGCAAGAAAGGCAAAGCGTATTCAGTTGATACAGTCAGGCATTTCAGGAAAATATTGCCTAAAAAAACCAGGCTATATTTTTTAGCCGGAGCTGACATTATCAATAATGTTACATCCTGGAAGGAATCTAAAAAACTATTCGCGCTTTGTGATTTTATTATTCTTAGCAGGAGCGGATTCGGGCTTGAAGCAAAAGGGGCGGGGTTTAAGATGTTGGATGCTAAAACATTGGATGTGTCATCAACTATGGTTCGCGGCCTGCTTCAAGAAAACAAGCCTGTCACAGGCCTTGTTCCAAGGCTTGTGGAGGATTATATTATTCGTAAAGGTTTATATAGGAAGGCCTCCGCCCTGTAA
- a CDS encoding ABC transporter ATP-binding protein: MVKKGPNSKNKVIISIKNLKKDYHLGNTVVQALKDVNLEIKSGEFSILFGPSGSGKTTLLNLLGLIDVPTCGTIVLDGHDTVSLNRIRRAEFRLNNIGFIFQKYYLLDELTALENVFLPAIAKEGYSSQLLAKAKSMLELVGLKERMRHRPAYLSEGEKQRVAVARSLINSPAILLCDEPTASLDADNGRVILDLLAKINKESSATVFLVTHDDRQLKYGDKVIHIADGMVQKGE, from the coding sequence ATGGTTAAAAAAGGGCCCAATTCCAAAAACAAGGTTATAATAAGCATAAAGAATCTGAAGAAAGACTATCATCTCGGTAATACCGTTGTCCAGGCGTTAAAAGACGTTAATCTTGAGATAAAAAGCGGCGAGTTTTCAATATTATTCGGCCCCTCGGGCAGCGGCAAAACCACGCTTTTAAACTTGTTAGGCCTTATAGATGTGCCTACCTGCGGCACGATTGTGCTGGACGGCCACGACACCGTTTCGCTTAATCGTATCCGGCGGGCGGAATTCAGGCTGAATAATATAGGCTTTATTTTTCAGAAATATTATCTCCTTGATGAACTCACGGCGCTTGAAAATGTATTTTTGCCCGCTATTGCCAAGGAAGGGTATTCATCCCAGCTTTTGGCAAAGGCAAAGAGCATGCTTGAACTTGTCGGATTGAAGGAAAGGATGAGGCACAGGCCCGCCTATCTTTCAGAAGGCGAAAAACAGAGGGTAGCGGTTGCCAGAAGCCTCATTAACAGCCCCGCCATACTTCTCTGCGATGAGCCTACCGCCAGCCTTGACGCTGATAACGGGAGGGTGATACTTGACCTTTTGGCAAAGATAAACAAAGAAAGTTCTGCTACCGTATTTCTTGTTACTCACGATGACCGCCAGCTCAAATACGGTGATAAGGTGATACACATCGCCGACGGGATGGTGCAAAAAGGGGAATAG
- the fabF gene encoding beta-ketoacyl-ACP synthase II: MDDKRVVITGIGLVTPIGIGKDIFWENCLSGKSNVKKITAFDVSEYNCKIASTIDSFDPARYMDKIIARRSDKFAQFAIAAASMAMEDSRLSNPDPKYTGVCIGTGLGGMVFAETQIVNIIKDGNGAVNPVSIPKIMPNSVANQIAIVHNAQGPNLTVCTACSSGTHSIGQAFDIIRQGRAKIMISGGADSPVMRYNFLGFDKLSVMSRRNDSPESASRPFDKDRDGFVMGEGAAVLILESLDHALARKADIYAEIKGYSMTSGAYHIVMPRPDASDIARAMRICLNESLVMPKDVDYINAHGTATIANDKAEAKAIAKIFGEHAQRIPVSSTKSMIGHTLGAAGAIEAAVCALTISSGKIHPTVNLETPDEDCKLNHVTKKHFKHDVSIALSNSFGFGNNNACLLFSKV; the protein is encoded by the coding sequence TTGGATGATAAGAGGGTTGTAATTACCGGAATCGGATTAGTTACCCCAATTGGCATAGGCAAGGATATTTTTTGGGAAAATTGCTTGTCCGGAAAATCCAATGTTAAAAAAATAACCGCTTTTGATGTCAGCGAATATAACTGCAAGATAGCCTCCACGATAGATAGTTTTGACCCTGCCCGATATATGGATAAAATAATCGCAAGGCGCTCCGATAAATTCGCGCAGTTCGCCATTGCCGCCGCTTCTATGGCCATGGAAGACAGCCGTTTAAGCAATCCGGACCCAAAATACACAGGTGTTTGCATAGGCACAGGGCTGGGGGGCATGGTGTTCGCGGAAACGCAGATTGTTAATATCATAAAAGACGGAAATGGCGCGGTCAATCCTGTTTCTATCCCTAAGATTATGCCTAACTCTGTGGCAAACCAGATTGCCATTGTTCATAATGCCCAGGGCCCGAATCTTACTGTTTGCACAGCATGTTCGTCAGGCACGCATAGCATAGGCCAGGCGTTTGATATTATCCGTCAGGGCAGAGCCAAGATTATGATTTCAGGAGGAGCGGATTCGCCTGTGATGAGATATAATTTTTTAGGTTTTGATAAATTAAGCGTTATGAGCAGAAGAAATGACAGCCCGGAATCCGCCTCAAGGCCTTTTGATAAAGACAGAGACGGTTTTGTCATGGGAGAAGGGGCCGCTGTCCTGATACTTGAATCTTTAGACCATGCGCTCGCACGAAAGGCCGATATATATGCCGAGATCAAAGGTTATTCCATGACGTCAGGCGCCTATCATATTGTTATGCCGCGTCCTGATGCCAGCGATATAGCAAGGGCCATGAGAATATGCTTAAATGAGTCGCTTGTTATGCCAAAAGACGTTGATTATATAAACGCCCACGGCACGGCTACTATTGCCAATGACAAGGCGGAAGCCAAAGCGATAGCCAAGATCTTTGGAGAACATGCCCAGCGCATACCGGTAAGTTCTACCAAATCCATGATAGGCCATACCTTAGGGGCGGCAGGGGCTATTGAAGCGGCCGTGTGCGCGTTGACGATATCGTCTGGTAAAATACACCCTACGGTGAATCTTGAAACACCCGACGAGGATTGCAAGCTTAATCATGTTACGAAGAAACATTTTAAGCACGATGTAAGCATTGCTCTTTCAAATTCATTTGGGTTTGGCAACAATAACGCGTGCCTGCTTTTTTCAAAAGTATAA
- a CDS encoding phosphopantetheine-binding protein — translation MDNSKKFSKCEIAEELKKIIADIVNVEKEAIDFTTKLLEDLGMDSFAVAETMFLIQEKFGVTIAQEDILKVDTFNSLVETLDKILNG, via the coding sequence ATGGATAATAGTAAGAAATTTTCAAAATGCGAAATAGCCGAAGAATTAAAAAAAATTATTGCAGATATAGTAAATGTAGAAAAAGAAGCGATTGATTTTACAACAAAATTGTTGGAAGATCTTGGAATGGATTCTTTTGCTGTAGCCGAGACTATGTTTTTAATCCAAGAAAAATTCGGAGTCACCATAGCTCAAGAAGATATACTTAAAGTAGATACTTTTAATAGTCTTGTAGAAACGTTGGATAAGATTTTAAATGGTTGA
- a CDS encoding hydroxymethylglutaryl-CoA reductase has product MNAAIDNNKKSCNDNMLSNFSELKKIQVRRDQLQKNTNMVLSEITKTHFDLSHVSNYIENMIGVCNVPLGVAGPIQINGDFANGKFYVPFATTQSTLIRSYDRGMKVLTASGGVNTKIIKDEIHISPVFCFSNLKEAKNFYNWSIENFELLKKEAESVTTHGKLLRIKPVILGRKVILTLYFSTQDAMGLNMIVIAADKLCRYISKNIQVRKYYLRSNYSADKKPSYLNFIEGYGKTVVVEATIAKQIIEGYLQTSAKELYDFWITSVICGIQSGLMGLNAHFANGLSAIFLACGQDIASVVNACLGIGTIEIEDNGDLYISGRISSLPIGTVGGATDLGTQKECLQIMDCFGNGKTNRLAEIISATLVAGEISIVSAIATGNFASAHINARLKKGK; this is encoded by the coding sequence ATGAACGCTGCAATAGATAATAATAAAAAAAGTTGTAATGATAATATGTTGAGTAATTTTTCTGAATTGAAAAAAATTCAAGTAAGACGTGACCAGCTACAGAAAAATACAAATATGGTTTTATCAGAGATTACAAAAACACATTTTGATTTATCACATGTTAGCAATTATATTGAAAACATGATAGGTGTATGCAATGTTCCTTTAGGAGTAGCGGGTCCGATACAAATAAATGGAGATTTTGCTAATGGTAAATTCTATGTTCCATTTGCAACTACACAATCAACTCTAATACGTTCTTATGATAGAGGTATGAAGGTTCTTACTGCATCAGGTGGAGTCAATACAAAGATCATTAAAGATGAAATTCACATTTCACCAGTTTTCTGCTTTTCGAATCTGAAAGAAGCAAAAAATTTCTATAATTGGTCAATTGAGAATTTTGAACTGCTTAAAAAAGAAGCGGAAAGTGTTACTACCCATGGCAAGTTATTACGTATAAAACCTGTAATATTAGGAAGAAAGGTTATATTAACGTTATATTTTTCAACGCAGGATGCTATGGGGTTGAATATGATTGTTATAGCAGCGGATAAGTTGTGCCGCTATATTTCTAAAAATATACAAGTCAGAAAGTATTATTTACGTTCAAATTATTCAGCCGACAAGAAACCGTCATATTTGAATTTTATTGAAGGTTATGGAAAAACAGTTGTTGTCGAAGCTACTATAGCAAAACAAATTATAGAAGGTTATCTACAGACATCCGCAAAAGAACTTTATGATTTTTGGATTACAAGTGTTATCTGCGGTATTCAATCTGGATTGATGGGTTTGAACGCTCATTTTGCTAATGGTCTATCTGCTATTTTTTTAGCTTGCGGACAAGACATTGCCAGTGTTGTTAATGCTTGCTTAGGCATTGGAACTATTGAAATTGAAGATAATGGAGATTTGTATATTTCTGGGCGCATATCGTCATTACCTATAGGTACTGTAGGTGGTGCTACCGATTTAGGCACACAAAAAGAATGTTTGCAAATTATGGATTGTTTTGGTAACGGAAAAACTAATCGTTTGGCTGAGATTATATCAGCTACTTTAGTTGCAGGAGAGATTTCTATTGTTTCAGCAATTGCGACTGGAAATTTTGCTTCGGCACATATCAATGCTAGGTTAAAAAAGGGAAAATAA
- a CDS encoding FAD-dependent oxidoreductase produces the protein MIKSSAEVIIVGSGAAGSTIAKELAGRGRKIIIIEKGKFAGYLGNEIRASAYYEGSPLLVRSKSGVMFHYTKNLGGSTVFSCGNAVRGSLDIFLRFGIDLRRELAETEEELSVMPVDKKLIGQKGTKDFYDAAINLGYKIDYMPKFMKKGMCSLCGKCVLGCPNNARWTAVDYVDFAIGKGALVEHAVVEKVIIKNNKAIGVLAKQGKKQVTIYADKIVLAAGGLNSPVILQKSGLSAGKKLFCDLFNVTYAVSLKDGMFRDLSMSLVDMEFFKNDGFIISPFMDPIILFLIIFNKFLPFYLLKYKNVVGIEVKIKDDMIGSVSSDGRIQKIVTADDSKKISKGVEIAKDILNHMPIDKRTINTTILRGAHPGGTSAIGEVVDCNLQTGVKGLYVCDASVLPEALGLPPIITLIALSKWFVKTQF, from the coding sequence GTGATTAAATCTAGTGCTGAAGTTATAATTGTTGGTTCTGGAGCAGCCGGCTCAACTATTGCTAAGGAACTGGCCGGTCGCGGTAGAAAAATTATTATAATTGAAAAAGGTAAATTTGCAGGTTATCTTGGCAACGAGATTAGGGCCAGCGCGTACTACGAAGGTTCTCCTTTGCTCGTTAGGTCTAAGAGCGGTGTGATGTTCCATTATACAAAAAATCTTGGTGGTAGCACAGTTTTTAGTTGTGGAAATGCTGTTAGAGGTTCACTAGATATATTTTTACGGTTTGGTATAGATTTACGTCGCGAGCTTGCGGAGACTGAAGAGGAATTATCGGTAATGCCTGTAGATAAAAAATTAATTGGCCAGAAAGGTACCAAAGATTTTTATGATGCAGCTATTAATTTGGGTTATAAGATTGATTATATGCCGAAATTTATGAAAAAAGGGATGTGTTCTCTGTGTGGCAAATGCGTGCTAGGGTGTCCAAATAATGCTAGATGGACTGCTGTTGATTATGTTGATTTTGCTATTGGGAAAGGTGCTCTTGTTGAGCACGCCGTTGTAGAAAAGGTTATTATAAAAAATAATAAAGCCATTGGTGTTTTAGCTAAACAGGGAAAAAAACAGGTAACTATTTATGCTGATAAAATCGTGCTTGCGGCAGGAGGGCTTAATTCACCCGTGATACTACAAAAGTCTGGCTTATCTGCTGGTAAGAAATTGTTTTGTGATTTGTTCAATGTAACATATGCTGTGTCATTGAAAGATGGAATGTTTCGTGATTTAAGTATGTCTTTAGTTGATATGGAATTTTTTAAAAATGATGGTTTTATAATATCTCCATTTATGGATCCTATTATTTTATTTCTTATCATTTTTAATAAGTTTTTGCCATTTTATTTATTGAAGTATAAAAATGTTGTTGGCATAGAAGTTAAGATTAAGGATGATATGATTGGATCGGTTTCATCGGATGGGCGAATCCAAAAAATAGTTACTGCCGATGATTCAAAAAAAATTAGTAAGGGTGTAGAAATTGCTAAGGATATTTTAAACCATATGCCTATTGATAAAAGGACGATTAATACAACTATATTGCGAGGCGCGCATCCTGGCGGTACTTCTGCTATTGGGGAAGTTGTTGATTGTAATTTGCAAACAGGGGTGAAAGGGTTATATGTATGTGATGCTAGTGTATTACCAGAAGCGTTAGGCCTGCCACCAATAATAACGCTAATTGCTTTATCTAAATGGTTTGTTAAAACTCAATTTTAA
- a CDS encoding HD domain-containing protein → MPYFAISAITASLINIIIGTFVLLKDRRCLQNRTYSGVSFAVAIWCLGLANMVNSTNSCEAFFWVRFLHIGVFLIPPLYFNFICSLLHIVDYKKSLLISMYIISTCFILFNYGTRLLISDVVPKYSFNYYATAGSVYFLYILYLTGFIIYSIILIMKHYKSFSALRKMQFKYVIVASIVAFIGGSDTFLPMFDLPVMINGIFLLPLFTLMAAYVIVKHRFLDIEIIIRETAIFAGIFGFSIGLFMLAIIAGEQFLKPYIGDNRWIVPALSLLLVTFVIRPIEKIIYNVAGRILFRRKYEYQKTLQDAAEGMSKIRDPKKLLSLIVHIISAKLKLVNTAVFLFESGSASYVLKASRGDMGSSPASLKPENALITWLCEKKKPLGLDDVQKWINNFNQKYMPGVLKSDLAQIRDTMLNQRAALSVPCFFRNELLGVLILGEKKNGDFFSQDDIDLFSALSNEAAIALKNSQLYFEIDRRAFELENLYKREHRLFMHSSVAFAAAIDARDPYTHGHSQRVTNISLVILDFMGAMDEIDKDAFFRHRLQITGVLHDIGKIGVPDDILHKPAQLTPEERKEIEKHPVLGAEIVSHIAGLRNLIGGIKYHHERYDGKGYPEGLKSDEIPLMARIISVADTYDAMTSDRPYRKGLPFLTARDEIQRNASAQFDPYVVAAFLKAFEQGKIE, encoded by the coding sequence ATGCCATATTTTGCAATATCAGCTATTACAGCGTCATTGATTAATATCATTATCGGCACATTTGTTCTATTAAAAGACAGAAGATGCCTGCAGAATAGGACATATTCAGGTGTTTCATTTGCTGTCGCAATATGGTGTCTTGGATTAGCTAATATGGTTAATTCGACTAACAGCTGCGAAGCTTTTTTTTGGGTAAGATTTTTACATATAGGAGTTTTTTTAATCCCCCCACTTTATTTTAATTTTATTTGTTCTTTGTTGCATATTGTTGACTATAAAAAAAGTTTACTTATTTCCATGTATATTATTTCAACTTGTTTTATTTTGTTTAATTATGGGACACGTTTATTAATTTCTGATGTTGTTCCAAAATATAGTTTTAATTATTATGCTACTGCTGGATCTGTGTATTTTTTATATATATTGTATTTAACTGGTTTTATTATATATTCAATTATTCTTATTATGAAACATTATAAGAGTTTTTCTGCTTTACGAAAAATGCAGTTCAAGTATGTAATAGTTGCTTCTATCGTAGCGTTTATAGGGGGGTCAGATACTTTTTTACCAATGTTTGATTTGCCAGTCATGATTAATGGTATTTTTTTATTGCCACTTTTTACGCTTATGGCTGCTTATGTTATTGTTAAGCATAGATTTTTGGACATTGAAATCATAATCCGCGAGACGGCAATATTCGCGGGTATATTCGGTTTTTCAATAGGCCTGTTTATGCTGGCGATTATAGCGGGCGAACAATTCCTCAAGCCTTATATAGGCGATAACCGTTGGATCGTCCCGGCATTATCACTCTTACTTGTCACGTTTGTTATCCGCCCAATTGAAAAAATTATATACAATGTTGCCGGTAGGATATTATTTCGCAGAAAGTATGAATATCAAAAGACCCTTCAGGACGCCGCTGAAGGCATGTCTAAGATCCGTGACCCAAAGAAATTGTTGAGCCTGATAGTGCATATAATATCAGCTAAGCTCAAGCTTGTTAATACTGCTGTTTTTCTCTTTGAAAGCGGATCCGCTTCGTACGTTCTGAAGGCTTCAAGAGGGGATATGGGGAGCTCTCCGGCAAGCTTAAAGCCCGAAAACGCTCTGATAACATGGCTTTGCGAGAAGAAAAAACCGCTTGGCCTTGATGATGTTCAGAAATGGATAAACAATTTTAACCAGAAATACATGCCCGGCGTGCTTAAGTCCGATCTGGCCCAGATAAGGGACACTATGCTTAATCAACGCGCGGCCTTGAGCGTGCCTTGTTTTTTTAGAAACGAGCTTTTAGGCGTGCTTATACTTGGAGAGAAAAAAAACGGAGATTTTTTTTCCCAGGATGATATAGATTTATTCAGCGCTCTATCCAATGAAGCGGCCATTGCTCTCAAAAATTCACAACTCTATTTTGAGATAGACAGAAGGGCTTTTGAGCTTGAGAACCTTTACAAGAGAGAGCACAGGCTGTTTATGCATTCATCCGTGGCGTTTGCCGCGGCAATAGATGCCAGAGATCCTTATACCCACGGCCATTCGCAAAGGGTCACAAATATAAGCCTGGTGATACTTGATTTTATGGGAGCTATGGATGAGATAGATAAAGATGCTTTCTTCAGGCATAGGCTGCAAATAACAGGGGTCTTGCATGATATAGGAAAGATAGGCGTACCCGATGATATATTGCATAAACCGGCGCAGCTTACGCCCGAAGAGAGAAAAGAGATAGAGAAACACCCCGTATTGGGGGCGGAAATTGTATCTCATATTGCCGGGCTAAGAAACCTTATCGGAGGCATCAAATATCATCATGAAAGATATGACGGCAAAGGCTACCCCGAAGGGCTTAAGTCGGATGAGATACCTCTGATGGCAAGGATTATTTCCGTTGCCGACACTTATGATGCCATGACAAGCGACAGGCCTTATAGGAAAGGCCTCCCGTTTTTGACGGCAAGAGACGAAATACAAAGAAACGCGTCGGCGCAGTTTGACCCTTATGTGGTAGCGGCTTTTTTAAAAGCATTTGAACAGGGTAAGATAGAATAA